The genomic stretch GTGTATAATTTTCCAGTTTCTCCTGAACTATCGGACTTCTATAAGTGGATTGTGGAGACGCACGGTCATATACCATCTGTGGTTGTTCTTTTAGAGAAGTACACGCTTATCACGTCTACACGGGTGTTAATAGATTTTGCGTCGGCAATGCAGAAGCTGGGTGAGGCTTGTCCTTCCGAGGAGGATTGGGCTTCTTGGCAGGAGGTATTCAAACTCCCTCGGATTTTGAAATTTAACATTGCATGGTTGGAGAGTCTCCTAGCTGGTATTGAGGAGAGACGTAACTCTCGTCGTCTGCTACTGTCCGGTGAGATTGCTCAGTTGGAAGAGGAAGTGGCGGAGGGTGAACAAAAGCTGAAAAAGCATCAGGCCACTCAACTCCGCTTAGCCACCGAAGTAGCTGCTATTGTTTTGGAAATACAAGCAACTAAGTCCGATATTGACGTTAAGAGGCGGTCTCCGATGAAGAAGAATAATGAGCTTGCTGCTCTACCATGAATGagctttatttttttcatttttcatttttctgttcGTCTTTCCCTCCCCTACGTTTTTTTTCTCCTAGCAACTTGTTGTATTAATTGACGCGGTGTGATGAAGGTTGTACGTGCTACGGCGGGTACGGACCTACGGGAGGGCTATAACCTGCGAACTTTAGCCCTCCAGTCCATCACTGATTGATTCagtgcaaaaaagaaaaaaatttgatgaaacccagGTCAAACTGAAAGTGACAGTTACAATTATTGACCAATTGACCAAACCGGTTGAGTGAGCTGTGAAGGCTAATTTGTGTAGCATCTTCAAAGGCAATAGCAAATTCGGTCCAATCAAGTGAAGCTGAAACGTAGGCAGGATCAAACCCCAACCAACGAGATGTTACAAATGTTGTCAAAAGCAACCCTTTGAAGAATATCTTGAAGATCAAGGACCAAATTTTGCTGTGCTGTTGTGTCGAGAATGGGAACTAATCAACCAGAAAGTTCAATTTTAACATCTTCAATGAATTTCCGGAGATATTTGGTGTTGAATTCATGGATTGATATTTTTCTCTGAAATCTCCAGTTATCGCATCAGTATTGATATGCCATCGCCAAGGAAATAAGATAGGATGCAGCTCACCTTTTGAAGTAAGTCTCCTAAAATCATATTCAGAATTTCAAAACTGTGTTAATTCATCTATTGAACAGTGACAGTTTCTTACTGATGATGAAAGGATGCATGCCGATTATCCGtcgcaaaaaaaaataatgaagatgGGGGGTGGGGGGCGGGGGTGTTaacttaacaatcatgttcaaAGATACAGAGGAAGCAGGTGAAGCGACTAGATGCAGGACAGGACTAAACAACATTCCAACACTAAAACCGATTGCTCATAAACCAAACTGACTGACCATAATCTATTTGCACACAATCTTGCTGCATCTCATCTGTATCAACAATTTATCAAGCAGTGTTTACACTATTTTACTCGCGATCCTCTGAACAAGTTCAGACCACATCAACAAACACAGAAACCAGTAACATGTAGTTAATAAGGGAAATCAAGATGAAATACCAATCTCTAAAACATTCTACAAATGGATATCACAATATTTTTTGTAGAACGGTAAATACTATAATTTATAGAGGCACTAGATACATAAAGATCAGAAATTTAGCCAATCGAATCTGCAGTGACATTACTAATTAGACTGCACTGTTTGCTGCAAATTAATTTTTATGTCGGCTCTTTGCAGTCATATAAGCATGGTCATAGCAATTCAAGGACTAACCAACGGAACCGTCCAACATACAGCATGCAGGCCTGACAGTCTCAGAAATTCATTTTCAGGTACCAATTGAAAGATGCAATCCTTAAATGGAAGAATTTCACTTAACAAAGTTTATGGTATGCAGCATTTGAATACCATGGAACAGACCTCAAGTTCAACAAGGGAGGGTCTGATCAAACAACTATCACCATGAAACCTACAATGGTTTAGAGAAATCTATCCTCGACGTAGGTGGAAATATAGTTGCAAGCCTTAGTATGATCATATCCAAGTACCATACCCCACAGTCAATCATTTATCCTACATTAGGTGATGCAATATAACAACAGAATGAATTCTGTTTCCTTCCTAATTTTGGTTTATGTGGGGCTAATAGATACATATTACAACAGTAACTGACACATGCATTTCATATGTACGTTTACAGGTATTAACTTCGACTTACCACACGTAATCGAAGACGCTCCATCATTCCCAGGCATCAAGCAAATCAGTGGTGACATGTTTGCCAGTGGTCCAAATGCAGAAGCAACTTTCATGAAATGGATTCTTCATGATTGGAGAGACAGACACAGTACTAAAATCTTGAATAATTGCTAAGCTGCATTACCTTAAAGATGGGGAAGTGATTATTGTTGAATACATTATACCAGAAGTGCCAGATAGTAACATTCCAGGTCGTGGTGTAATCTATTTAAACAACATTATGTTAGCGCATAACCCTGCTGGTAAGGAAAGCTCACAAAAACAATTTGAAAACCTTGCTAAAGATACTGGACTTACTTATTTTCAAGTGTGGTCTGTACTGCTTATGATACTTGCAATATGGAATTCTACAAAATTATGGATTCTACAAAAATTAGgctaagaaaagaaacagagaagTTTAAATTCCTCTTTCAATTATGTGTCAGAATTTGATACCCTCAAGATCTATAAGCTTATATATCTATTGATATTATTCTTGTGTATTAAGACTATCAACATTAGCCCCTCATAATGCAATCAACAAAACTATATTCGAGTTTCGTGAGATCAGGTGCACtgttctgaagaagaagaatcaactaGTCATGGTCATCTTTCCAAATTTCTAAGGTTCTTAGAGAATTTAGTTGAAAACATCGGCAAATTGCGATTGAATCAAGCATAAATCACACACAAATACTAACAAACAAACATGTAGATTTTGGGAGAAATTTTTTACATTGTCACAGTCTATACTATAATAATCCCAAGCATAAATTGAATACTACGAAAGCAACGAAGAAACATGTGGATTTTAGCGATTTGATATGCAAAAGTTTGGAGAACATGATTAGCTACTTGCATAATCTCCCTTGCTGTTGGGGATTCAGGGACCTAAATATACTGAACCTACAACAGATACAGAAGATTGTGCATAAGACCCCTTTAATACGCAAAAATTGAGCTTTACTTCTATAAAAATTTGTATTGAATTACAGTATTGATTTTGTAAAAGGAATCGTTTAGTCAATTGGGTCGGGTGGGGTCGTGGAATATGTAATTGATGCACTTGGCTCAATTTAAAACTTAACCAGCTATACAGCGACATTTCGTCGAACATCGTAATTGCATATTCAGATTCTTTTTAAATGAACCTGAAGATCATAAAACTCATTGTTCTAGTCCAAAGTAACATATTTCTAAATCATATGCCTCATTCAGATTTCACATGTTTGCAAATTTCGTATAACAGTACATCTCATCATATGGAAAACTAAAGAAACATAGTAAACCGGTGGCAGGTTTAGGAGCCTTCGGTATGGATCAACCAGGTAATCTTTCCACAAGCATTACTAAATTTGGTTTCTTATACTACTACTTGCAAAGAAAACGGTCTTACCAATATTTTATAACCAGCACAAGTTCATCAATTCTGAACACAACAAACCCAACAAGAGTAACAATATGGCGGTGCAGAATCATCAGGACCCTGATGTCGGTTCTCTCTCTAACCTGCACTGAAAAATTACAATCCTCTCAATTGCTAACCATTACTCTTCTTTCATATAGTACAATACTGAACTAAATGATATATGTCAACTGTATCTTGTGCCAATTGAACAACAAATCCAAAACCAAACCCactagaaaaaagaagaagaagaagaattgagacTTGACAAAAGGCTTTGGTCAAAAGAACTATATGTTTAAACTGTGAACGGTAGTCAACTGATGGTCGAGgtgtttggaaaataaataaagtcAAGTAACAGTATTTTAATGGTCTTTAGTCGGTCTACGACCCTTGCATCAACTGCATTTTCCACGACCCAGGCATTAATTAGTCACTAAACTTACAGCCTTTAACAACATAACGCTTACAGTATTTCACAGGCTGCAGCTTAGGCCTTCTATAGTTTTGACTGCTAAGACAAGGTTTTCCATTCAAAATTCAGAAGTACTCCATGTCAGACACCTTGATGCTAGGCATGCTAGCCTGCAGCGGAAGTCAAATTATATGCCTATATGACACGCATCCATGATGTGAAccttccataatgaagaaaaatCTTCAGAAGAATCAAAACTGAAATAGAACTTATAGTATGACGGTGGTAGGTGGAAGTTACTACAGCTACACTAACGCAAGATAAATGTTACCTGTGAACGAAGAATTTCTCTGTATGTGCTAATTTATCACAAAGCCGGCGTAAATTTGGCCAACAGAGCGCCTAAGTAAACACAAACCAATCAACATCCCACAAAGACAAATGAACACAAAAAACTAGAGATCCTGCAACAAAAAATAGGTAGCTCCCTATTTTAAAAGAATAGAACGCTTGCAGGTATGCTAATCAAAACAcaatataaaaaacaaaaaacgaacaTCAAGAGATTAAAAGAAGATCAAGTCAAAAATTTAGACCTCTCTCCCTTGATAATTCAGCACTTTCTTTCAAATTTTGAATCTGCACTGGATGTTAACAATCTTGATGCGTGCAACCCCCCAAAGGCTCATCATAATAACCAAAACAGAAAGAGACAAAACTGAAGGAAAAGCTCCCGGTTCAGATAAAAAAAGCCGGGAGTCAT from Papaver somniferum cultivar HN1 unplaced genomic scaffold, ASM357369v1 unplaced-scaffold_131, whole genome shotgun sequence encodes the following:
- the LOC113332430 gene encoding uncharacterized protein LOC113332430, whose product is MSVSPENSSVTDPLDTCALEARSPNGGGFDTDAICCSVNETLVGEGLQASSGLSHLAIKRHAGEILNSRKRVLRVTGTLDEFNTNHSETTPTQHHQSPGRAISTPNSLKGKATWFTFTGCAAPATLYGCADFVTVYNFPVSPELSDFYKWIVETHGHIPSVVVLLEKYTLITSTRVLIDFASAMQKLGEACPSEEDWASWQEVFKLPRILKFNIAWLESLLAGIEERRNSRRLLLSGEIAQLEEEVAEGEQKLKKHQATQLRLATEVAAIVLEIQATKSDIDVKRRSPMKKNNELAALP